A genomic window from Anthonomus grandis grandis chromosome 2, icAntGran1.3, whole genome shotgun sequence includes:
- the LOC126750516 gene encoding dnaJ protein homolog 1-like, translating to MGKDYYKILNIAKGASDDDIKKAYRKLALKYHPDKNKAAGAEEKFKEVAEAYEVLSDKKKRDIYDQYGEEGLKGGIPAGGAGGGGAGGANPNFTYTYHGDPRATFAQFFGNSSPFSAFFDFGNGGGGGNMFMNDDEMDTDAGDPFGSRGGPRAGPGGGAFRSQSFNFQQPNSRNKDRVQDPPIEYDLYVSLEDIMKGCTKKMKISRKVLQPDGSIKKEDKVLSINVKPGWKAGTKITFQQEGDQGRGKIPADIVFIIRDKPHALFKREGSDIKYTAKVTLKQALCGCTIEVPTMGPKKLSLNYSSEIIKPNTIKRIQGYGLPLPKEPSRKGDLIVNFDIKFPDTLSQSVKDILYDTLPN from the coding sequence atgggAAAAGATTACTATAAAATCTTGAATATCGCGAAAGGTGCGAGCGATGACGACATCAAAAAAGCTTATAGAAAACTGGCTTTAAAATACCATCCAGACAAAAATAAGGCTGCTGGGGCCGAAGAGAAGTTCAAAGAAGTCGCAGAGGCCTACGAAGTTCTATCGGACAAAAAGAAACGCGACATTTACGATCAGTATGGTGAGGAGGGTCTCAAGGGTGGAATTCCAGCTGGAGGTGCAGGTGGAGGTGGAGCTGGCGGAGCCAATCCCAACTTCACTTACACATATCATGGAGACCCTAGGGCTACTTTTGCACAGTTCTTTGGCAATTCTTCACCATTCTCTGCCTTCTTTGACTTTGGTAATGGCGGAGGAGGTGGTAATATGTTCATGAATGATGATGAGATGGATACAGATGCTGGAGATCCATTTGGATCCAGAGGAGGACCCAGGGCAGGCCCCGGAGGAGGAGCCTTTAGAAGCCAGTCATTCAATTTCCAACAGCCAAACTCCAGGAATAAAGACAGAGTACAAGATCCCCCTATAGAATATGACTTATATGTCAGCCTAGAGGACATCATGAAAGGCTGCACGAAGAAGATGAAGATCAGCAGAAAGGTGTTGCAACCTGATGGTTCTATTAAGAAGGAAGATAAAGTTTTGTCAATTAATGTGAAACCAGGATGGAAAGCTGGAACAAAAATCACTTTCCAACAAGAGGGAGATCAAGGAAGAGGCAAAATACCTGCCGATATTGTATTTATCATTAGAGACAAACCACATGCTCTGTTTAAACGAGAAGGAAGTGACATCAAATACACTGCTAAGGTCACACTCAAACAGGCCTTGTGTGGATGTACTATAGAAGTTCCTACCATGGGCCCAAAGAAGCTTTCCCTAAACTATTCCAGTGAAATCATCAAGCCTAATACCATCAAGAGGATCCAAGGATATGGCTTACCACTACCAAAAGAACCATCACGAAAAGGGGATCTTATTGTCAACTTTGACATTAAATTCCCAGACACCTTATCACAGTCTGTCAAAGATATTTTGTATGATACATTGCCTAATTAA
- the LOC126750099 gene encoding uncharacterized protein LOC126750099, giving the protein IACTPAVPMSDDELVAASAAFSVIYCLLNKQKTKMRKKRRWWVTSLFKSRSKCSGSNLLSDLNIENLHFHTFCRMAPTNFEEIIILIGPKIMKKNTTFRKAIPVKERLAVTLRYLASGDSYTSLSFLFKFSKQSISLIVPEVCSALCEVFQDFIKMPQTENEWLQVAAQYERLWNFPHCMGAMDGKHVVLQCPVNTGSDYFNYKGTFSIVLFAVVDADYCFLYADVGCQGRISEGGVFRNTTFYKKLEDGSLNLPSSRKLPGREMLVPYVFVADDAFPLHNNIMKPYLGQQEKGSSKRVFNYRMRNPYFWSPKKLK; this is encoded by the exons attGCTTGTACTCCGGCTGTTCCAATGAGCGACGACGAGCTTGTGGCGGCTAGTGCGGCTTTTAgtgtaatttattgtttattaaataaacaaaaaacaaaaatgagaaAGAAGAGACGGTGGTGGGTTACGTCGTTATTTAAAAGTCGAAGCAAATGCAGTGGAAGCAATTTACTTAGCGACCTTAATATTGAAAACCTCCACTTTCATACATTCTGTAGAATGGCGCCTACTAATTTTGAggaaatcataattttaatcggcccaaaaattatgaagaaaaaCACAACATTTCGAAAAGCAATTCCTGTAAAAGAACGATTAGCTGTAACACTAAGATATTTAGCATCGGGTGATTCGTACACTAGCTTAAgctttttgtttaagttttccAAGCAGTCAATTTCGCTGATTGTGCCAGAGGTATGCAGTGCTTTATGTGAAGTTTTTCAAGATTTTATAAAG aTGCCTCAAACAGAGAATGAGTGGCTTCAAGTAGCAGCTCAATATGAAAGACTATGGAACTTCCCACATTGCATGGGGGCAATGGATGGCAAACACGTTGTTCTTCAGTGTCCAGTAAATACAGGCAGTgactattttaattacaaaggaACTTTTAGTATTGTTCTTTTTGCTGTTGTTGATGCCGATTATTGTTTTCTCTACGCTGACGTGGGCTGTCAAGGTCGAATATCAGAGGGCGGTGTTTTTCGCAATACAaccttttacaaaaaactggAGGATGGCTCTTTAAATCTTCCAAGTAGTAGAAAACTTCCTGGTAGGGAAATGTTGGTCCCGTATGTTTTTGTTGCGGATGATGCATTTCCGttgcataataatataatgaagCCATACTTAGGACAGCAAGAAAAGGGATCAAgcaaaagggtttttaattacAGGATGA GAAACCCTTACTTTTGGAGCCCCAAAAAGCTCAAGTAA